One stretch of Methylopila sp. 73B DNA includes these proteins:
- a CDS encoding HisA/HisF-related TIM barrel protein, with protein MEVIPVLDLMGGQVVHARRGERDAYRPIQSSLVAGADPLAIVAALLGLAPFRTLYIADLDAIQRRGSHDPVIDGLRAAFRDLEIWVDRGETDVLSLRQRAARAAGVSVIGSESFSDVFALKRALAAGPSVLSLDHDASGRMGPPEIHDSATLWPERVIVMTLARVGAGAGPDVERLTDVLARAEGRKVYAAGGVRDPRDLDALADLGVAGVLAASALHDGRLDGPTLIRGLAASRRIRPQP; from the coding sequence TTGGAAGTCATCCCGGTGCTGGACCTGATGGGCGGGCAGGTGGTGCACGCCCGGCGCGGCGAGCGCGACGCCTACCGTCCGATCCAGTCGAGCCTGGTCGCGGGCGCCGACCCCTTGGCGATCGTCGCCGCGCTTCTCGGGCTCGCGCCGTTTCGCACCCTCTACATCGCCGACCTCGACGCCATCCAGCGGCGCGGGTCCCACGACCCCGTCATCGACGGCCTGCGCGCCGCGTTCCGCGATCTCGAGATCTGGGTCGACCGCGGCGAGACCGACGTCCTGTCGTTGCGTCAGCGGGCCGCCCGCGCCGCAGGCGTCAGCGTCATCGGCTCCGAATCCTTCTCCGACGTCTTCGCGTTGAAGCGGGCGCTGGCCGCGGGCCCCTCCGTGCTCTCGCTCGATCACGACGCGTCCGGGCGCATGGGGCCGCCCGAGATACACGACAGCGCGACGCTGTGGCCCGAGCGGGTGATCGTCATGACGTTGGCGCGCGTGGGCGCCGGCGCGGGACCGGACGTCGAGCGGCTGACCGACGTGCTGGCGCGGGCCGAGGGCCGGAAGGTCTACGCGGCGGGCGGCGTTCGCGACCCGCGCGACCTGGACGCGCTGGCCGACCTCGGCGTCGCGGGCGTCCTGGCGGCGAGCGCGCTGCATGACGGGCGGCTCGACGGTCCGACGCTCATCCGTGGGCTTGCAGCTTCGCGGCGAATACGGCCGCAACCGTAA
- a CDS encoding phosphoribulokinase — MSVRHPIISVTGSSGSGTTSVRDTFEQIFRREHIAAAFIEGDAFHRYDRVEMKREARKAAAGGDPHFSHFGHAANLLEELEQTFASYAQSGQGRTRFYVHDEIEAQKHKALVGTFTLWEDLPAPTDVLFYEGLHGAVVADGVDIARHADLKIGVVPVINLEWIQKIHRDKRDRGYSTEEVTRTILRRMPDYVKYICPQFSATDINFQRIPTVDTSNPFIARAIPTADESMVVIRFRDPSGIDFPYLLSMVHDSFMSRANSVVIPGNKLDLAMQLILTPMIHHLVDRRRRALCGA; from the coding sequence ATGTCCGTCAGACATCCGATCATCTCGGTCACGGGATCGTCCGGGTCCGGCACGACCTCGGTGCGCGACACCTTCGAGCAGATCTTCCGCCGCGAGCACATCGCGGCGGCGTTCATCGAGGGCGACGCGTTCCATCGCTACGACCGGGTGGAGATGAAGCGCGAGGCGCGGAAGGCGGCCGCCGGCGGCGACCCGCATTTCAGCCATTTCGGCCACGCCGCGAACCTGCTCGAGGAGCTTGAGCAGACCTTCGCGAGCTACGCCCAGAGCGGACAGGGCCGAACTCGGTTCTATGTCCATGACGAGATCGAGGCGCAGAAGCACAAGGCGCTGGTGGGGACCTTCACGCTCTGGGAGGACCTGCCCGCCCCCACCGACGTGCTGTTCTACGAAGGCCTGCACGGCGCCGTGGTCGCGGACGGGGTCGACATCGCACGCCATGCGGACCTCAAGATCGGCGTCGTGCCGGTCATCAACCTCGAGTGGATCCAGAAGATCCATCGCGACAAGCGCGACCGCGGGTACTCCACGGAGGAAGTCACCAGAACCATCCTTCGCCGGATGCCGGACTACGTGAAGTACATCTGCCCGCAGTTCTCCGCGACCGACATCAACTTCCAGCGCATCCCGACGGTCGACACGTCGAACCCGTTCATCGCCCGCGCCATCCCGACCGCGGACGAGTCCATGGTGGTGATCCGCTTCCGCGATCCGAGCGGCATCGATTTCCCGTATCTGCTCTCGATGGTGCACGACAGCTTCATGTCGCGCGCCAACTCCGTCGTCATCCCGGGCAACAAGCTCGACCTCGCGATGCAGCTCATCCTGACGCCGATGATCCATCATCTGGTGGACCGGCGTCGCCGGGCGCTCTGCGGCGCCTGA
- the folB gene encoding dihydroneopterin aldolase, producing MSDRIFLRGVQLHARHGVFEEERRLGQRFIVDVDYWVDMSAYAAADDFRGAVSYNDVYLTLMEIAGGEPVNLIETLAERIAAALLSRFAPIEVVRVQVHKPSAPIAGVFGDVGVDVTRRRGEA from the coding sequence ATGAGCGATCGCATCTTCCTTCGTGGCGTCCAGCTTCACGCCCGCCACGGCGTGTTCGAGGAGGAGCGCCGCCTCGGCCAGCGCTTCATCGTCGACGTGGACTACTGGGTCGACATGTCGGCCTACGCCGCCGCCGACGATTTCCGCGGCGCCGTCTCCTACAACGACGTCTATCTGACCCTGATGGAGATCGCGGGCGGCGAGCCGGTCAACCTGATCGAGACGCTGGCGGAGCGGATCGCCGCGGCCCTGCTGTCGCGCTTCGCTCCGATCGAGGTCGTCCGCGTGCAGGTCCACAAGCCCTCCGCGCCGATCGCGGGCGTGTTCGGCGACGTCGGCGTCGACGTGACGCGCCGCCGTGGCGAGGCTTGA
- a CDS encoding HAD-IA family hydrolase translates to MPLEALIFDVDGTLAETEETHRRALNDAFAAFDLPWSWDQPTYRRLLRIMGGKERLRHFIEHDRPERADDALARLAELHAAKNRRYAELVHEGRVTLRPGVARLIAEARAKGVTLAIATTTSQANVEALLVKTLGAEALGWFSAIAAGDVAPAKKPAPDIFLLALRQLGLPASVCVALEDTVYGLRAAKAAGLATLVTPSFYTDDQDFSAADAVFETLGEPGAPARHLAGAGVGETLVTVDLLRTLVA, encoded by the coding sequence ATGCCGCTCGAGGCCTTGATCTTCGACGTCGACGGCACGCTGGCCGAAACGGAGGAGACTCACCGCCGCGCGCTCAACGACGCCTTCGCCGCCTTCGACCTGCCCTGGAGCTGGGACCAGCCTACCTACCGGCGTCTGCTCCGGATCATGGGCGGAAAGGAACGACTCCGGCATTTCATCGAGCACGACCGCCCCGAAAGGGCGGACGACGCCCTCGCCCGACTCGCCGAACTGCACGCGGCGAAGAACCGGCGCTACGCCGAACTCGTCCACGAAGGCCGGGTGACGCTTCGGCCAGGCGTCGCGCGGCTGATCGCCGAGGCGCGCGCGAAGGGCGTGACGCTCGCGATCGCCACCACCACCAGCCAGGCGAACGTCGAGGCGCTGCTCGTGAAGACGCTGGGCGCCGAAGCCCTTGGCTGGTTTTCGGCGATCGCGGCGGGCGATGTCGCGCCCGCGAAGAAGCCGGCGCCCGACATCTTCCTGCTCGCGCTCCGGCAGTTGGGTCTGCCCGCGTCGGTCTGCGTGGCGCTCGAGGACACCGTCTACGGGCTCCGGGCCGCGAAGGCCGCAGGTCTCGCCACGCTGGTGACCCCAAGCTTCTACACCGACGATCAGGATTTCTCGGCCGCCGACGCGGTGTTCGAGACGCTCGGCGAACCCGGTGCGCCGGCCCGCCATCTCGCCGGCGCAGGCGTCGGAGAGACGCTCGTCACGGTGGACTTGCTGCGGACTTTGGTCGCCTAG
- the folK gene encoding 2-amino-4-hydroxy-6-hydroxymethyldihydropteridine diphosphokinase, with protein MVEIGLGFGSNVGDKVDNLHAAMAQAFDGSRIRFVAASSIWRTAPWGYVDQDWFANACAVGQTEMTPEEALVWTQSVEQDLGRAKTFRWGPRTIDVDILYLGDAKIASERLIVPHKEMFNRAFVLAPLAEIRPELVLDGISIAAAAGAIDRQGLEIIAPPWTPRA; from the coding sequence GTGGTCGAGATCGGACTGGGGTTCGGCAGCAACGTCGGCGACAAGGTCGACAATCTGCACGCCGCCATGGCCCAAGCTTTCGACGGCTCGAGGATCCGCTTCGTCGCCGCGTCCTCGATCTGGCGCACCGCGCCTTGGGGCTACGTCGACCAGGATTGGTTCGCGAACGCCTGCGCGGTGGGCCAGACGGAGATGACCCCCGAAGAGGCGCTGGTCTGGACGCAGAGCGTCGAGCAGGACCTCGGCCGCGCCAAGACCTTCCGCTGGGGTCCGCGGACGATCGACGTGGACATCCTCTACCTCGGCGACGCCAAGATCGCCTCCGAGCGCCTGATCGTGCCGCACAAGGAGATGTTCAACCGGGCCTTCGTGCTGGCGCCGCTGGCGGAGATCCGACCCGAGCTGGTGCTCGACGGCATCTCGATCGCCGCCGCCGCGGGGGCCATCGATCGCCAAGGGCTCGAGATCATCGCGCCGCCCTGGACGCCTCGAGCCTGA
- a CDS encoding hydantoinase/oxoprolinase family protein — MTAIVGLDVGGAHLKLARLGAAGRLEAVSIAACPLWKGLDRLEAALDEIAADIPPDAACVATMTGELVDLWPDRASGVRAIAGALAARFEAGRLTIYAGAAGFIDTAAAGAHVDQVASANWRATAEALARTGDAGLLLDVGSTTSDLIPFAGGVVLARGATDAARMAADELVYQGVARTPVMALSPRLPFAGAWVTPMAEHFATSADVHRLTGDLPEGADLHPAADDGPKTTEASARRLLRMVGADLDAATRTDAETLAHFLAEAQLRRLHDAALGVLTRPEARSIHAVVGAGVGRFLAKRVAERLGLGYRDLGAAFAETDGLAEAAADCAPAVAVARLWAARDR, encoded by the coding sequence GTGACGGCGATCGTCGGGCTCGACGTCGGCGGCGCGCATCTCAAGCTGGCGCGGCTCGGCGCCGCGGGACGGCTGGAGGCCGTGAGCATCGCCGCCTGCCCGCTCTGGAAAGGTCTCGACCGGCTTGAGGCTGCCCTGGACGAGATCGCCGCGGACATTCCGCCGGACGCCGCCTGCGTCGCGACCATGACCGGCGAACTCGTGGATCTCTGGCCCGACCGGGCGTCGGGCGTCCGCGCCATCGCCGGAGCGCTCGCCGCCCGGTTCGAGGCGGGGCGGCTGACGATCTACGCCGGCGCCGCGGGGTTCATCGACACCGCCGCCGCAGGCGCGCATGTCGATCAGGTGGCCTCCGCCAATTGGCGCGCGACGGCGGAGGCGCTGGCCCGAACAGGCGACGCGGGCCTTCTGCTCGACGTGGGGTCGACCACGAGCGACCTCATCCCCTTCGCCGGAGGCGTCGTGCTGGCCCGCGGCGCGACCGACGCCGCCCGCATGGCGGCGGACGAGCTTGTCTACCAGGGCGTCGCGCGCACGCCGGTGATGGCGCTGAGCCCCCGCCTGCCCTTCGCCGGCGCCTGGGTGACGCCGATGGCCGAGCATTTCGCCACCAGCGCCGACGTTCATCGCCTGACCGGAGACCTGCCCGAGGGCGCGGATCTGCACCCCGCCGCCGACGACGGGCCGAAAACGACGGAGGCGAGCGCCCGTCGGCTGCTGCGGATGGTCGGCGCGGACCTCGACGCCGCGACCCGAACGGACGCCGAAACGCTCGCGCACTTTCTCGCCGAAGCGCAGCTGCGACGTCTTCACGACGCAGCGCTCGGCGTGCTCACCCGCCCGGAAGCCCGGTCCATCCACGCCGTCGTCGGGGCCGGCGTCGGGCGCTTCCTTGCGAAACGAGTGGCGGAGCGGCTCGGTCTCGGCTATCGCGACCTCGGCGCGGCTTTCGCGGAGACGGACGGGTTGGCGGAAGCCGCAGCCGATTGCGCGCCCGCCGTCGCCGTCGCCCGTCTTTGGGCCGCCCGCGACCGTTGA
- a CDS encoding triphosphoribosyl-dephospho-CoA synthase codes for MPPEGGLTLSEAAEDFRAACQAELNAFKPGNVHVFRAGHGMTVATFERAAEVAAVRLVAGRTVGERIESAVKASLAAVGCNANLGILLLAAPLVEAAFTSGPHEPLRLALARVLGRLTVDDAAAAYRAIAAANPGGLGRAEEHDVAATPTITLREAMAAAADRDRIALQYVTDFEDVFAAAAAYEGHSETRETVEDVYLGLLGLFPDSHVARKFGPGVAERVRKEASAFATRLDVELDRDRALDAFDLHLKAQGINPGTTADLTVAAVFAAKLQAHG; via the coding sequence ATGCCGCCTGAGGGCGGGCTCACGCTCTCGGAGGCCGCCGAGGATTTTCGGGCGGCTTGCCAGGCCGAGCTGAACGCTTTCAAACCGGGCAACGTCCACGTCTTCCGCGCCGGCCACGGCATGACGGTCGCGACCTTCGAGCGCGCGGCCGAGGTCGCCGCGGTGCGCCTCGTCGCCGGCCGGACCGTCGGCGAGCGCATCGAGAGCGCGGTCAAGGCGTCGCTCGCCGCCGTGGGCTGCAACGCGAACCTCGGCATCCTGCTGCTGGCGGCGCCGCTGGTGGAGGCCGCCTTCACGTCTGGCCCGCACGAGCCTCTGCGGCTCGCGCTCGCCCGGGTGCTCGGCCGGCTGACCGTGGACGACGCAGCCGCCGCCTACCGCGCGATCGCCGCGGCCAACCCTGGCGGACTGGGCCGCGCCGAGGAGCACGACGTGGCGGCCACCCCGACGATCACGCTGCGCGAGGCCATGGCGGCCGCCGCCGACCGCGACCGGATCGCCCTGCAGTACGTCACGGACTTCGAGGACGTGTTCGCCGCGGCGGCGGCCTACGAAGGCCACAGCGAAACGCGCGAGACGGTGGAGGACGTCTACCTCGGACTGCTTGGCCTGTTTCCGGACAGCCATGTCGCGCGCAAGTTCGGCCCCGGGGTCGCCGAGCGCGTCCGCAAAGAGGCGTCCGCTTTCGCCACGCGTCTCGACGTGGAGCTGGACCGCGACCGCGCGCTCGACGCCTTCGATCTGCATCTCAAGGCCCAGGGCATCAACCCCGGAACCACCGCCGATCTTACGGTTGCGGCCGTATTCGCCGCGAAGCTGCAAGCCCACGGATGA
- a CDS encoding class 1 fructose-bisphosphatase: MTERTTLDAYLTAWAGADARRGAVSETIHALMGACTTIADIVGRGALEGAMGAATEATNAGGDSQKALDLRTHDIVVEALKDTPVARIGSEEADDEVVFDDGRPLVVATDPLDGSSNIETNVSIGTLFGILPNTGEAPFLQPGSKQLAAGFVVYGPATVLVLTVGAGTQVFTLERESGDYVLTDADVAIARETKEYAINASNQRHWDAAMQGYVMDCLAGVEGPREKNFNMRWVGSLVADVFRILVRGGVYLYPGDERSGYGQGRLRLVYECNPIAFVCEQAGGAATTGTARVLDVIPASLHVRSPLVAGSAEEVERVTQYYAEPPRRSPLFAKRGLFLA; this comes from the coding sequence GTGACCGAACGCACGACCCTCGACGCCTATCTCACCGCCTGGGCCGGCGCGGACGCCAGGCGCGGAGCCGTATCCGAGACGATCCACGCCCTGATGGGCGCCTGCACGACGATTGCGGACATCGTCGGCCGCGGCGCGCTCGAAGGCGCGATGGGGGCCGCGACCGAGGCGACGAACGCAGGCGGCGACTCGCAGAAGGCGCTCGATCTCCGCACCCACGACATCGTGGTCGAGGCGCTCAAGGACACGCCGGTCGCCCGCATCGGATCCGAAGAGGCCGACGACGAGGTGGTGTTCGACGACGGGCGCCCGCTCGTGGTCGCGACCGACCCGCTCGACGGCTCATCCAACATCGAAACCAACGTGTCGATCGGCACGCTGTTCGGAATCCTGCCCAACACGGGCGAGGCGCCTTTCCTGCAGCCCGGCTCGAAGCAGCTGGCGGCGGGCTTCGTGGTCTACGGCCCGGCAACCGTGCTGGTGCTGACGGTCGGAGCCGGCACGCAGGTCTTTACGCTGGAGCGGGAGAGCGGCGACTACGTTCTGACGGACGCCGACGTCGCCATTGCGCGAGAGACCAAGGAATACGCCATCAACGCGTCGAACCAGCGGCACTGGGACGCGGCGATGCAGGGCTACGTCATGGACTGCCTCGCCGGCGTTGAGGGGCCGCGCGAGAAGAACTTTAACATGCGCTGGGTCGGCTCGCTGGTCGCGGACGTGTTCCGCATCCTGGTGCGCGGCGGCGTCTACCTCTATCCCGGCGACGAGCGCAGCGGCTACGGCCAGGGCAGGCTCCGGCTGGTCTACGAGTGCAACCCGATCGCCTTCGTCTGCGAGCAGGCGGGCGGCGCGGCGACCACCGGCACCGCGCGCGTGCTCGACGTGATCCCCGCCTCGCTCCACGTCCGTTCGCCGCTGGTCGCGGGCTCGGCCGAAGAGGTCGAGCGCGTCACGCAGTACTACGCGGAGCCGCCGCGCCGCTCGCCGCTGTTCGCGAAGCGCGGCCTGTTCCTGGCCTGA
- the rpe gene encoding ribulose-phosphate 3-epimerase encodes MAATTIAPSILSSDFSRLGEETKAVVAAGADWVHLDVMDGHFVPNITFGPEVVKRLRPWTDAVFDCHLMIAPADPYLEAFAKAGCDVITVHVEAGPHLDRSLQVIRGLGKKAGVAINPATPESAVAYVLDKVDLILAMTVNPGFGGQAFIPDVLDKIKRIKAMIGDRDIRLEVDGGVTPETAALCAAAGADVLVAGSAVFKDGPQSYARNIAAIRASADAAA; translated from the coding sequence ATGGCCGCCACCACCATCGCCCCCTCCATCCTCTCCTCCGACTTCTCCCGGCTCGGGGAGGAGACGAAGGCGGTGGTGGCCGCGGGGGCCGATTGGGTCCACCTCGACGTGATGGACGGGCACTTCGTGCCGAACATCACCTTCGGCCCTGAGGTGGTGAAGCGGCTCAGGCCCTGGACCGACGCGGTGTTCGACTGCCATCTCATGATCGCGCCCGCCGACCCCTACCTCGAGGCCTTCGCGAAGGCCGGCTGCGACGTCATCACCGTGCACGTTGAGGCCGGCCCGCACCTCGACCGCTCGCTGCAGGTGATCCGCGGTCTTGGCAAGAAGGCCGGCGTCGCGATCAACCCGGCGACGCCGGAAAGCGCGGTGGCCTATGTCCTCGACAAGGTCGACCTGATCCTGGCGATGACGGTGAACCCCGGCTTCGGCGGCCAAGCGTTCATTCCCGACGTTCTCGACAAGATAAAGCGGATCAAGGCGATGATCGGCGATCGTGACATCCGGCTTGAAGTCGACGGCGGCGTGACGCCCGAGACAGCCGCGCTCTGCGCCGCCGCGGGGGCCGACGTCCTGGTCGCGGGCTCCGCGGTGTTCAAGGACGGCCCGCAGTCCTACGCCCGCAACATCGCCGCGATCCGCGCCTCGGCGGACGCCGCCGCCTGA
- a CDS encoding LysR family transcriptional regulator, producing the protein MSENLIRALTLKQLRALAAVAESGSVSAAARKLNVTPPAVTMQVQLLEASLDVPLLDRSGDRFRPTDAGREVVAAVARIEGAINDCMAAIESMKGLAGGRVSVAIVSTAKYFAPMALGAFGRAHPGVDVTLSVGNRADVLELLRADAVDVAIMGRPPEDLDVVRTVIGGHPHIVIAPPDHPLVGRVGLQPTALTGQTFLMREPGSGTRGLMERLFEAEGVKPKIGMEIGSNETIKQAVIAGLGLAFISAHTVAAELADGRIARLDVAGLPIIRQWYVVRRTAKRLTPPAEAMCAFLTERGPTFLPQAGE; encoded by the coding sequence ATGTCTGAAAACCTGATCCGCGCCCTGACCTTGAAACAGCTTCGCGCCCTCGCCGCCGTCGCGGAGAGCGGATCCGTGAGCGCGGCGGCGCGCAAGCTGAACGTCACGCCGCCGGCCGTCACCATGCAGGTGCAGTTGCTGGAGGCCTCGCTCGACGTGCCGCTGCTGGACCGCAGCGGCGACCGGTTCCGCCCGACGGACGCCGGCCGCGAGGTGGTCGCCGCCGTCGCCCGGATCGAGGGCGCGATCAACGACTGCATGGCCGCGATCGAATCGATGAAGGGGCTGGCGGGCGGCCGCGTCTCGGTGGCGATCGTGTCGACCGCGAAATACTTCGCGCCCATGGCGCTGGGAGCCTTCGGCCGCGCCCATCCCGGCGTCGACGTGACGCTCTCCGTCGGCAATCGCGCCGACGTGCTGGAGCTTCTGCGGGCCGACGCCGTCGACGTCGCGATCATGGGCCGGCCGCCCGAGGATCTCGACGTCGTCCGCACGGTGATCGGCGGTCACCCCCACATCGTCATTGCGCCGCCGGACCATCCTCTCGTAGGCCGCGTCGGGCTCCAGCCGACGGCGTTGACAGGACAGACCTTCCTGATGCGCGAGCCGGGGTCGGGCACGCGCGGGCTCATGGAGCGCCTGTTCGAGGCGGAAGGGGTGAAGCCGAAGATCGGGATGGAAATCGGCTCGAACGAGACCATCAAGCAAGCGGTGATCGCGGGGCTGGGCCTCGCCTTCATCTCGGCGCACACGGTCGCCGCGGAACTCGCCGACGGGCGCATTGCGCGCCTGGACGTGGCGGGCCTGCCGATCATCCGCCAGTGGTACGTCGTCCGCCGCACCGCCAAGCGCCTCACGCCGCCGGCCGAGGCGATGTGCGCCTTTCTGACGGAGCGCGGCCCGACGTTCCTGCCGCAGGCCGGGGAGTAG
- a CDS encoding RimK family alpha-L-glutamate ligase, with protein sequence MIAENAVVIFTEKADWHSHGLARAIEREGLRPLIRSMTECGFDLASGRPGLVIPGLEGRLPAAIFVRLIPAGTTEQITARLGFLHAARAMGVAVVNDARAIEVCVDKSMTTAMLAMTGLPTPRTMTAERPADAERARAAIGGDVVLKPLFGAQGKGLMRLAPHDALPAPEEVGGLYYLQEFVPSRGSAAAGGAHDWRVFVLGGRAIGAMIRRSDGWVTNIFQGAQGEAAPIDGEAAALAVRAAAAVGADYAGVDLIEAEDGRFLILEVNSMPAWKGLTTATGIDVAAALARDLAGRLARPDAA encoded by the coding sequence ATGATCGCCGAGAACGCCGTCGTCATTTTCACCGAGAAAGCCGACTGGCACAGCCATGGGCTCGCCCGCGCGATCGAGCGCGAAGGCCTGCGGCCGTTGATCCGGTCCATGACCGAGTGCGGCTTCGACCTCGCGAGCGGGCGGCCGGGCCTCGTGATCCCCGGCCTCGAGGGCCGACTGCCGGCGGCAATCTTCGTGCGGCTGATCCCGGCGGGCACGACCGAGCAGATCACCGCGCGCCTGGGCTTTCTCCATGCGGCCCGCGCGATGGGGGTCGCGGTCGTCAACGACGCCCGCGCGATCGAGGTCTGCGTCGACAAGAGCATGACGACCGCCATGCTCGCGATGACCGGCCTGCCCACGCCCCGCACCATGACCGCCGAGCGCCCCGCCGACGCCGAACGCGCGCGCGCCGCCATCGGCGGCGACGTGGTGCTAAAGCCGCTGTTCGGCGCCCAGGGCAAAGGCCTGATGCGGCTCGCGCCCCACGACGCGCTTCCCGCCCCCGAAGAGGTCGGCGGTCTCTACTACTTGCAGGAGTTCGTGCCGAGCCGCGGCTCGGCCGCCGCCGGCGGCGCGCACGACTGGCGCGTGTTTGTGCTGGGGGGCCGGGCGATCGGGGCCATGATCCGACGCTCGGACGGATGGGTGACGAACATCTTTCAGGGCGCGCAGGGCGAGGCCGCGCCGATCGACGGCGAGGCGGCCGCGCTCGCCGTCCGCGCCGCGGCGGCGGTGGGGGCAGACTATGCCGGGGTCGACCTGATCGAGGCCGAGGACGGGCGCTTTCTAATCCTCGAGGTCAACTCCATGCCCGCGTGGAAGGGACTGACGACCGCGACGGGAATCGACGTGGCGGCGGCGCTCGCGCGCGACCTCGCCGGCCGGCTGGCGCGCCCCGATGCCGCCTGA
- a CDS encoding ATP-grasp domain-containing protein: protein MRDAMLVDLRDIPGMSVATTVDDRLPAPDGVDARPIAAGDDPWTLWRAMAAAADIAWIVAPETDGALFSLATLCADAGARVLGPTPSAIALTTSKRETARRLAEARIATPATYPLGALPKGLAGPFVSKPDDGAGCDDTRLWEERPFALPGDHVVQPYVHGIAASLTVLGAGGGARLLAANRQHVTLDEGAFAFEGLAVGALTDDDGALAELADAVAAAIPGLDGLFGIDVVLTEDGPVVIEVNPRMTTAYVGLRRSLGINPLRLLPPFADGSVAAPGRTLAVEVRP from the coding sequence ATGCGCGACGCGATGCTCGTCGACCTCCGCGACATCCCCGGCATGTCGGTCGCTACGACGGTCGACGACCGCCTGCCTGCGCCCGACGGCGTCGACGCCCGGCCGATCGCGGCCGGCGACGATCCTTGGACGCTCTGGCGGGCCATGGCGGCGGCGGCCGACATCGCGTGGATCGTGGCGCCGGAGACCGACGGCGCGCTGTTCAGCCTCGCGACGCTCTGCGCGGACGCCGGGGCGCGCGTGCTGGGGCCGACGCCCTCGGCGATCGCCCTGACGACGTCCAAGCGCGAGACCGCGCGGAGGCTCGCCGAAGCGCGCATCGCGACACCTGCGACCTACCCGCTCGGCGCGCTGCCGAAAGGTCTCGCCGGCCCCTTCGTCAGCAAGCCGGACGACGGCGCCGGCTGCGACGACACCCGGCTCTGGGAGGAGCGGCCGTTCGCGCTCCCCGGCGACCATGTCGTCCAGCCCTATGTCCACGGGATCGCCGCGAGCCTCACGGTTCTTGGCGCCGGCGGCGGCGCCCGTCTGCTCGCGGCCAACCGCCAGCACGTGACGCTGGACGAGGGCGCCTTCGCCTTCGAGGGCCTGGCGGTCGGCGCGCTCACCGACGACGACGGCGCGCTGGCCGAGCTTGCGGACGCTGTGGCGGCGGCGATTCCAGGTCTCGACGGTCTGTTCGGGATCGACGTCGTGCTGACCGAGGACGGCCCCGTGGTGATCGAGGTCAATCCGCGCATGACCACCGCCTATGTCGGGCTGCGGCGCTCGCTCGGGATCAATCCGTTGCGCCTGCTGCCGCCCTTCGCCGACGGCTCCGTGGCGGCGCCCGGGCGCACCCTCGCGGTCGAGGTGCGACCGTGA